The following coding sequences are from one Leptospira mayottensis 200901116 window:
- a CDS encoding phosphoadenylyl-sulfate reductase — protein MSPQELEQKLAPLNLEDSLEWINKEYGETAAFSTSLGLEDQVITHVIYTRNLKIRIFTLDTGRLFNETYDLHKLTNASYGRKIETYFPDTAAVQNLINTKGPDSFYDSVENRKECCYIRKVEPLNRALVGTKLWITGIRSEQSDSRNSLSKVELDSSRNILKYHPLLDWSLERTQDFIDTYRIPTNVLHKKGFPSIGCAPCTRAIQSGEDIRAGRWWWEASNQECGLHVVDGKLIRQKSGPKRAI, from the coding sequence ATGAGTCCGCAAGAGTTGGAACAAAAACTTGCTCCTTTGAACCTGGAAGATTCCCTAGAATGGATCAATAAAGAGTACGGAGAAACTGCGGCTTTTTCCACAAGTTTAGGCCTTGAGGATCAAGTTATCACTCACGTTATATATACTCGAAATTTAAAAATCAGAATTTTTACTTTGGATACCGGTCGTCTTTTTAACGAAACATACGACCTTCATAAACTTACAAATGCAAGTTACGGTAGGAAAATCGAGACGTATTTTCCGGACACGGCTGCGGTTCAAAATCTAATCAATACGAAAGGCCCCGACAGTTTTTATGATTCTGTGGAAAATAGAAAAGAATGCTGTTACATCCGAAAAGTAGAGCCATTAAACCGCGCACTTGTCGGAACAAAACTTTGGATCACTGGAATTCGTTCGGAACAATCGGATTCTAGAAATTCTCTCTCAAAAGTGGAATTGGACTCTTCTCGGAATATACTCAAATATCATCCTCTCTTGGATTGGTCTTTGGAGCGCACTCAAGACTTTATCGATACGTATCGGATTCCGACTAACGTGTTACACAAGAAAGGTTTTCCTTCGATAGGATGCGCTCCTTGCACAAGAGCCATTCAATCGGGAGAAGACATTCGTGCTGGAAGGTGGTGGTGGGAAGCATCCAATCAAGAATGCGGACTTCACGTCGTCGACGGAAAGTTGATCCGTCAAAAATCCGGTCCTAAAAGAGCAATATGA